gcctctaatcaaacttgtgaagtttgaggcagattggacattgtatgcatgagctacagtaacttcctgtttcactgcattaatggcatgttttagcatttagctaagtgctactagcatgttttagtatgtttctaacatgttgccagtgtatttagcacttgctgacacttttaatatgttgttaggggtccataacagtgttaaacatgacacttcctgttaccagcaggtggcgctatgactataactgaatttgggaatgggtgtttgatcaggacagaacacctatcacacgtgtgaagtttggggcagattggacattgcttgcctgagttacagcaacttcctgtttcattgtATTAATAGCAATCattaacaattattaaacattcaaagcatcatttaaaatatttctagcatgtttagcacacaatggcacatttttttttgtttgctaattgtgcataccagtgtaaaacatgtcacttcctgttgccagtaggtggcgctatagctataaccaaatatgaacatgtagatgtcttcaggccaggactctaatcaaacttgtgaagtttggcgcagatcggacattgcttgacTGAGTTACAGCAGCTtcatttttcactgcattagtagcatgctttagcacttagctaagtgttgctagcatgttttagtatgtttctagcgtgttgccagtgtatttagcacttgctgacactttttaatatgttcctacgagtccataacagttttaactgtcacttcctgttaccagcaggtggcgctatgactataactgaatttggtcatgagtgtttgttcaggacagaacacctatcacacatgtgaagtttggggcagatcggacattgcttgtctgagttacagcaacttccagtttcatggcgaaacatcaaaatttgtcaggccgccagggacacaccccttgacgaaaactcaaaatcttcgcaatttaacgtcacaaaggtcttatgatgaccctcaacAAATTtaaagacaatccgattaaaactgtaggaggagttcgacAAAGTacaaggcatggaaatggcaaaaactacacaaaattcatacaggaaattcaaaataacgtacttcctgttgggttttggattttgtaccaagagacttttttgtaggtaatggtgtgttacacgtgtgtaccaattttgcaatgcatgtacgtgaaacgtagctcgaggtgcactccattgaaatttaacaggtggcgctatcgagccaatTTGCCACACctacttctgaaacctatatcagatgtaaattttcgccagttctgatgcgtgggcaaagttttgtgagttttggagcatgtttaggcccttaAAAATGCGATTCCAAGAGGGTCCTAGCACCACCGGTGCTCAGGCCCTAATGAACTTAAGTTAGAGTTAAATTTATTAGAAAAAGAAAGCAAGCTTGCAGAGGAAAAGGCTTATTTAGACACTTCAAAAAACATACATCATAAACTTCTTAAACGTAGGGTTCAATACAATTCCCTCTCCATAACAAAAGCTGAAAACAGCTTAAGATTGAAGCAACCTTTCTACAAACATGAGAAGAGAAATGTCCAACATCTGTTATAGGTATAGACCAAAATGGATTTATCAAGAATGGTCAGGTTACTCATAATATTAGGGGAGTCTTAAACATTTTGTATGAAAAAGAGAAGCCATTTAGTAGCATTCTACTGGAAGAACATAGAAGGTCCATCCATTGATCATTGGTTGAAAGATCTGGCACATTATATTGTATTGAAAAGAATAACCTACAGTATAAATCTGTTTATACAGCTTCTGGAAAATAACCAAATATTTGCACAGGCAATGTTAAATACCTCTCACTCTACTGATTAATACGTGAATGCATGTTGCGCTTTTGTATTTGAAAATATGTGGATATGTCTGTCTTAGCCTTTGTATAATAACTTCTTTACCGGTGTAATTGAATTTTCGGATACTTTGGGGGGAGGATGGGTggggttaaaatatatatatatacaaaattgattttctctcaattttttcatgttttttccaacaaaaattatgttcaaaaaataataataaccaaaatgttttttctgaCCTTAACGTTCACATTCTGGTCAAACCCATCCATTTGATTGAGCAGCTCAAGCAGGATTCTTTGCACTTCTCTATCAGctacaaacacagaaaacagaaaaatgagaaaacaaaactcATTAAAACAATGTCAGAATGTCATGAAATGAAGCACAATGactgaataatgacattttttgtgcGATATGTAAACTacctttcaaaggtttgggaGTCAGTAATTTttgtaagaatttaaaaaaaagaaagaagttaaaaaagaagttaaagaaagaagttaaaaaagaagttaaaaaaaagtctcttatgctcaacaaggctgcatttatttgatcaaacagtgatattgtgaaatattattacagattaaaataatttttcatttaaaaatgtaatttattccttaaattgcAAATATATCAACCTGatatattaattttgtgttcaaGAAATACTCCTTatcaaataagattttttttttcttattatcaatgctatatatatatatatatatatatatatatatatatatatatatatatatatatatatatatatatatatatatatatatatatatacacacacacacatatacacacacacatttagggATGCATACCTCCAGTCTGTGCATCAAAACGCTTGGTAGCAATCGCATCAATCTCATCGATAAAGATAATGGCCGGGGCATTCTCTTTGGCCAGTCGAAAGACATCTCGCACCATGCGTGGACCCTCTCCGAGATACTTCTGCACAAACTCAGATCCCACCACACGAATAAAGGCCGCTGTAGAACAATAAATCACAATTAGAAAAGTTGTAATATGACCATGTGCATCTGATCTTGTCATTTATTTCCGTCTGTGTTCAGGAATGAGCTTTAAAGCTCAGTAATAAATCAAATTTGGGCATAAAGGCAGAAAGGCCTCTAAGAGCCATACCTGTGGTATGGTGAGCCACAGCTTTTGCCAACATAGTCTTTCCACAGCCAGGTGGGCCATACATGAGCACTCCTCTGGGTGGGTCAATACCAATCTGAGAACAGAAGCAGAATGTGAGTGGACAACCAAGACTGCTACACACCCACAGGCATTGGCATGCACAGACTCACCTGTTTATAGAGCTCAAAATGTGTGAGGGGCAGCTCCACAGCCTCCCTCACTTCCTGTTTCTGGATATCCATTCCTCCGATGTCTGCGTACATCACATCTGGTTTCTGATCTGGGGTCAAATAGAGAGGAAACACATTAAACGGGACAACAATAAAGCTGGTGCAAGAGTTTTTCAGAAATAAGACCTAGATCACTAATGCAAGATAAACAAAAGAATACCTGAAGTGAGCATCATGATGCTGCTGTCAGCTTCTGGAGGCAGAACGTCCACCAGAGCATTGCTGTGCTTGTGCAGAGCAACAGAGGCATTGGGCTTCAGCAGCTCTCTGTCAATTGTGCTCAAAATCCGAACATAGTAATTGGAGCCTGAAGGAATCAAAAGCACACAGTATTATTGACATTGtgataaacatttcaaatgcacatttaagCATCGGGCatgattttatccaaagagacttgcAGTGCATGCAAAGAGTATACATTTGAAACTACATTATACGTTATATACTTCACTGACAtatcttttcttgtttttagcaAACATAATtctgttcaatttctcagaaaacaagatttcatatattcattttgcatctcaagtaaatgtattttgttttaaggatgtttatatatttgaactggaaaacataaatactgaaaaagaaatcaatttttgcagtgcatgcaacactTAATGGCATTGCTTCATGAATGTGAGAATTTCTCCTCAGATTTAAGGCCTTTCTAGACCTTAATCTAAGAAAAGGTGATTAAGACCCGCAGAAGCCCTGTACTGATCAGTCCTCTTACCTGTGGTTGAGCCCACAATAGCAGTATTCTGGTCGACTGCTTCCAGGAACTGCCCAATAACCAGAGGGATGCTCTGTATCCTCTTCACCTCCTCTTGGGCATGAAGAAACTCCTTTTTCAGATTCTTCTGTTCATCTTTAATGTACTCCTCCTGCACCTCCAGAAACTCCAGCTCCTGCTGCAACTTCTGCGGTGTGTTAGTGATTACGTGTCAACAAGTGTGGCAGAGTCAAGATTCAGCGGTCAACACTGTGATAAACTAGTAGCATGTCAATCatgcacattaaataaataaataaaaacccctCACAAACATACAAAC
This genomic stretch from Cyprinus carpio isolate SPL01 chromosome B16, ASM1834038v1, whole genome shotgun sequence harbors:
- the LOC109106573 gene encoding 26S proteasome regulatory subunit 6B, with protein sequence MEDGGVLVEKPQEDVPALLNSRPQTGLSFLAPEPEDLEDLYSRYKKLQQELEFLEVQEEYIKDEQKNLKKEFLHAQEEVKRIQSIPLVIGQFLEAVDQNTAIVGSTTGSNYYVRILSTIDRELLKPNASVALHKHSNALVDVLPPEADSSIMMLTSDQKPDVMYADIGGMDIQKQEVREAVELPLTHFELYKQIGIDPPRGVLMYGPPGCGKTMLAKAVAHHTTAAFIRVVGSEFVQKYLGEGPRMVRDVFRLAKENAPAIIFIDEIDAIATKRFDAQTGADREVQRILLELLNQMDGFDQNVNVKVIMATNRADTLDPALLRPGRLDRKIEFPLPDRRQKRLVFSTITSKMNLSEEVDLEDYVARPDKISGADINSICQEAGMLAVRENRYIVLAKDFEKAYKTVIKKDEQEHEFYK